One window of Streptomyces sp. SUK 48 genomic DNA carries:
- a CDS encoding CoA transferase: MSPRTAVRPVVAAAVADRLLRHTAPGAPAARPTLDWAGPVGMDLPDERAVQAACGLMHLHGRATGGPAPLAVDYASVVAGVLAAQGVTAAGIGRARGLDLCEVRTSVAQGALLAAGQYLAAATARAPDDRPPGAESYPAGLATLETSDGARVELETLDPLAWREFWARLGVPPAVAGRGWGPFQQRFATAVCPLPDALRAAARGRTLPDLRAAAYDTGVSLLTLGADPDPPVRPDPWRLTPGHPGPRLRAPGPAHPAVGVPAPRSGGAALLPLAGLRVVESTRRVQGPLAGHVLGMLGAEVIRIEPPGGDPMRWLPPLAGDTSARFTALNAGKRVVEADLTTARGRETVRALAAEADAFVHNWAPGKAGRFGLAAPDLLAARPALVYAWASGFGDTLGDRPPLGTDYLAQVHSGLAAAARPADEPPAPSLLTLTDVLGGLVCAQGVLAALAHRERTGRGGRVESSLVSAAALVPRPAHRVRWTALDRPLRTADGHLYLGPEARARPEAARRLLDRTGRSSLTTEEWTRRLAEAGLTATPVHTDLAALADDPAFKAAVAPPDTLIGHARPHAPWEFA; the protein is encoded by the coding sequence GTGAGCCCGCGTACCGCCGTACGGCCGGTGGTCGCCGCCGCCGTCGCCGACCGGCTGCTGCGGCACACCGCCCCGGGCGCCCCGGCGGCGCGCCCCACCCTCGACTGGGCGGGCCCGGTCGGCATGGATCTGCCGGACGAGCGTGCCGTACAGGCCGCGTGCGGGCTCATGCACCTGCACGGCCGGGCCACCGGCGGCCCGGCCCCGCTCGCCGTCGACTACGCCTCGGTGGTGGCCGGGGTCCTGGCCGCCCAGGGGGTCACCGCCGCCGGGATCGGGCGGGCGCGCGGGCTGGACCTGTGCGAGGTGCGGACCTCGGTCGCGCAGGGGGCGCTGCTGGCGGCCGGCCAGTACCTCGCCGCCGCGACGGCCCGCGCACCCGATGACCGGCCCCCGGGAGCGGAGTCGTACCCGGCCGGTCTCGCGACCCTGGAGACGTCCGACGGCGCCCGCGTGGAGCTGGAGACCCTCGACCCGCTGGCCTGGCGGGAGTTCTGGGCCCGGCTCGGGGTACCGCCCGCCGTCGCGGGCCGCGGCTGGGGGCCCTTCCAGCAGCGGTTCGCCACCGCCGTATGCCCGTTGCCCGACGCCCTGCGCGCGGCCGCCCGCGGCCGTACCCTGCCGGACCTGCGGGCCGCCGCATACGACACCGGCGTCAGCCTCCTCACCCTCGGCGCCGACCCCGACCCGCCCGTCCGCCCGGACCCCTGGCGGCTCACCCCCGGGCATCCGGGTCCCCGGCTGCGGGCGCCCGGACCGGCGCACCCGGCCGTCGGCGTGCCCGCGCCGCGCTCCGGGGGCGCCGCGCTCCTGCCGCTCGCGGGCCTGCGGGTGGTGGAGTCCACGCGCCGGGTGCAGGGCCCCCTCGCCGGACACGTCCTCGGGATGCTGGGCGCCGAGGTGATCAGGATCGAGCCCCCGGGCGGCGACCCGATGCGCTGGCTGCCCCCGCTCGCCGGAGACACCTCGGCCCGGTTCACGGCCCTCAACGCGGGCAAACGGGTCGTCGAGGCCGACCTCACGACCGCGCGCGGCCGGGAGACGGTACGAGCGCTGGCGGCCGAGGCCGACGCCTTCGTGCACAACTGGGCCCCGGGCAAGGCCGGCCGGTTCGGCCTGGCCGCCCCGGACCTGCTCGCCGCCCGGCCCGCCCTGGTGTACGCCTGGGCGTCCGGCTTCGGCGACACCCTCGGCGACCGGCCGCCCCTCGGCACCGACTACCTCGCCCAGGTGCACAGCGGACTCGCCGCCGCCGCACGCCCCGCCGACGAACCCCCGGCCCCCTCCCTGCTGACCCTCACCGACGTCCTCGGCGGACTGGTGTGCGCCCAGGGCGTGCTGGCCGCGCTGGCGCACCGGGAACGGACCGGGCGGGGCGGCCGGGTCGAGTCCAGCCTGGTCTCCGCCGCCGCGCTGGTCCCGCGCCCCGCGCACCGGGTCCGCTGGACCGCGCTGGACCGCCCGCTGCGCACCGCGGACGGTCATCTGTACCTCGGCCCCGAGGCCCGTGCCCGCCCCGAGGCGGCGCGCCGGCTGCTGGACCGCACCGGCCGGTCGTCCCTCACCACCGAGGAGTGGACACGGCGTCTGGCCGAAGCGGGCCTGACCGCCACCCCCGTACACACCGACCTGGCCGCCCTGGCGGACGACCCCGCCTTCAAGGCGGCCGTCGCACCACCGGACACGCTCATCGGCCACGCCCGGCCGCACGCGCCCTGGGAGTTCGCATGA
- a CDS encoding methyltransferase — protein sequence MAPPAPARAVFGNGTAHSRDQHRCLEAAYDPVTLPRLAAAGVGPGWHCLEIGAGGGSIARWLAGRVAPGGSVLATDRDPRDLVPGPHLAVAALDVARDPLPESAYDLIVARLVLQHVPARDAVLPRLVRALRPGGLLQIDEIDASYEPPLLTPDPAAEALYVRFLRAKSAAMRAAGGDPHWGQRVPAALRAAGLTGIDAHLHIGVRHAQDPGLGLQSNHTRNLRDRLIGQGMTEEELEQVRRLMRDPSFSAASSVFYSVQGRRPGGAGR from the coding sequence ATGGCACCGCCGGCCCCCGCCCGCGCGGTCTTCGGCAACGGCACCGCGCACAGCCGCGACCAGCACCGCTGTCTGGAGGCCGCCTACGATCCGGTGACCCTGCCCCGCCTGGCCGCCGCCGGTGTCGGCCCGGGCTGGCACTGTCTGGAGATCGGCGCGGGCGGCGGCAGCATCGCCCGCTGGCTGGCCGGGCGCGTCGCGCCGGGCGGCTCGGTGCTCGCCACCGACCGCGACCCCCGCGACCTCGTCCCGGGCCCGCACCTGGCGGTCGCCGCGCTCGACGTGGCCCGCGACCCGCTGCCCGAGTCGGCCTACGACCTGATCGTGGCGCGCCTGGTGCTCCAGCACGTGCCCGCCCGCGACGCCGTCCTGCCCCGGCTGGTACGAGCCCTGCGGCCCGGCGGACTGCTCCAGATCGACGAGATCGACGCCTCCTACGAGCCCCCGCTGCTGACCCCGGACCCGGCGGCCGAGGCGCTGTACGTCCGCTTCCTGCGGGCCAAGTCGGCCGCGATGCGCGCCGCGGGCGGCGACCCGCACTGGGGACAGCGGGTGCCCGCCGCCCTGCGCGCGGCGGGGCTGACCGGCATCGACGCGCACCTGCACATCGGCGTCCGGCACGCCCAGGACCCCGGCCTGGGGCTCCAGTCGAACCACACCCGCAACCTCCGCGACCGGCTGATCGGGCAGGGCATGACCGAGGAAGAGCTGGAGCAGGTACGGCGGTTGATGCGGGACCCGTCGTTTAGCGCCGCCTCCAGCGTCTTCTACTCGGTGCAGGGCCGGCGGCCCGGCGGGGCGGGCAGGTGA